GGGCTGATGGGCATCACGCGGTCCGCCCTGATGCGTGGGGGATTTCGCTTGATCTCGCGTGATCGGTCGGCGCTTGTCATCCGCGTGCTGCTGATCGCCGACGTGCTCGTCGGCGGCCTGCTCGCTTTCTGCCTCGGTCCGGGCCCCGCCTGGGTCGAGGCGCGCGCGCGTGGCCGGCTGCAGCGCGCGCTGGGGCCCGCGAGCGCCTACGCGGTCGAGGTGGGGGCGAGCTGGATCGATCTTGCCGCTGGCGACGTTCCTGTCATGCGCTTCAACGCGCGCGATCTGACACTGCCGGACGGTCTGCAGGTCGACCGCCTCGACGCCAGGGTCGAGGGCATGCACCTCCAGGGCTCGCGCATCACGGCACTCACGCGTGTGGCGTTTCGCGCGCGCATCCTGCAATCCGCGCTGAACCGCTATCTGCCCATCCGTCCGAAGCGCCTGCCCCTGGAGCCCCGGGTGAGCCTCACCCTCACCGAGGGAAGGGTGGAGGTGCGATCGGCCAACGTGCTGCTGAGCCTGGCCCTGCCCCTGCGAGCCATCGGTCGCCTCCAGGTGACCTCGCCGACCCGTCTCACCTTCACGGTTGACCAAGGCAGCTTTGGTGTCGAGCGATTGCCAGAGATGCTGCGAGCGCTCACGGTTCTCGACCTCGACGACTCCCCCTTTGGCGTTCGCATCCGCAGCCTTCGCGTCGGCGAAGGCTGCATCGAAGTCGACGGTGACGCGGCACCGCCCTTGCCTCTCGAGATGTCTGCGGCCGCGAGCGGGGCTTCGTCGAGCCATTGAAGGAGTTTGCTCCGATGTGATGAACTGTGGGGGCCTGTCCTCCGGCGATGCGCCGGTGAAGAGGGGGCTGTTCGTCTGTGAAACGACGATAGCGCCCGTGACAACGCAGATTTTCATGTACAGAGACACGTGTCCACTGCCTCGGCTCTGGCTGGGCGTTCCGCATCTGGCGGTCCGACCAGCCAGCATCGAGGCAGCCAATATCAATTGAGGTGAATGAGAAATGGCCAAAGGTTCTTCCAAGAAGCCCGGAGATCCGAAGTGCCGCAGTTGCCGCGGCCTTCTCGAGGGGCGCCCCACCGTTCGAATCGGTGGATACAAATGGCACCAGGAGTGTGCCGAGAAGAAGGGCAAGCACGTTCCCCGCGAGTACCGTGAGCCGCGGGTGAAGAAGACCGAGGCGCCCGCTGAGGCGGCTGAGACCGTCGAGATGGCTGTGGTCGAAGAGGTCGCGGTCGAGGTTGCCGAGGAGACCGTCGCCTAGGTTCGATCTCCGGCCTGACTACCTGTCCATCCAACGAGCGGCTCTTGAGGCCGCTCGTTATCGTTCTGCCTGGAACGGGTTGCTCTACCGCCGGCTGTGCGCCAGGCACGGGGCTTCGGGGAAAGGAGAAAGAGCAGGTCAATTCGGGGCGGTGGGGAATCTCTTTTGAACGACCTGCGGTGGAACACCACGCAGGAGACCGGTGCTACGCCCCGTCACAGGCGCTGCTGGTGCACCGAAGAGGAGGTAGACACTTGAGCGTTCGCATCGACGTCTTTTCTCGGGCCGCGGCGGTCCTCACGATGGTCGCGCTGCTGGCGGGTTGCATCAACGGTGCAACGGTACGCACGGGCAGCAAGGATACCGGTGGCGGCGGTGGTGGAGGCACGCCGACCCCCGCGCCCACCTCGTCTGCCTCTCCGTCAGGCAGCGCAACGCCTTCGGTCAGCGGAAGCGTGGCCCTCGACAGCGGCAAGACCAACATCTTCGATGTGACATCTGATGATACGTTCGTGTACTACACGGTTCAGGTGTCGAACAACGGGTTCTTGTATGCCGTTCCCAAGAGCAGCACGGGCACCGCGGTTCCCATCAAGCTGGCCGACAGCGGCTTCGTCAACCGACCGTGGGGGGTTGCCTGCGATCCCGGCACGACAGGCTACGTCTACGTCGTCGACAACCTCACGTCGAACCAGGGCAAGCTCTACCGCGTTCCGAAGCCGGTGGGCGGGGCGTCTGCCGGCAATCCCGAGCTCATCTGCGGCAACATGCAGGCGCCAACCTTCGTCCGCATCCAGGGGTCGAGTGTTCAGGGCGGGGCCACCCTCTATGTGTCAGAGAACATCCCCAGCGGCCGCATCTACCGCTTCAACAACACGTTCGGGTCATCTGCCAGCCTCAACCAGGACGCGAACCAGAAGGCCTTCATCGTGTTCGGGGCCCAGTCGACGCCGCCGTACAACATGCACCTGTTCTCGGTGAAGGCGGGAACGGCGACCTCACCGAGCACCTACCTGTTCTTCACGCGCATGGACGGCGGCCTGCTCTCCGCCACCCAGAACGCGGTGTGCTATGTCAACACCCAGAACCAGCCTCCCCAGGGCGGCTACCCGGAGAGCTCGCAGTTCGTCGTCACCGTGGCGACCGGACTCATCTTCCCCACCGACGTGTGGCTGCACCAGCGCGGATCTGAGCTCGAGGTCATGTGGCCTGAGTTCAGCCAGACCCTCGGTGGCGTGCGCAAGGCGAAGTTCACCGACACGGCAGTGCGCGGAACCTCCATCGGCGTCGGCACCGGATCGGTGTCGACGCTTCCGCCCACCAGCCTGAGAGTCGACGAGACCACCGGTGTCGCCTATGTGTCGCGAAATGCCCAGCAGGTCAATGGGGGCGGTTTCGTCACCATCAACCTGGCCACTGACGTGGCGACCGCGCTCACCTTCTCCAACAACGGGAGCGTGTCCGGAGGTGTGAACTTCCCGTGGCAGTTCATCGGTGAGCCTGGCTTCGGTCTTGTGGCCACCGAGTTCCAGCTCGGGCAGCCGTCTACCCAGCCGTCGAGTCTGGTGCGCCTTGTCACCAACGTCGACTTCAGCCCGCCGGTGCAGTCAGACGGAAACTACTACGTCAGTCCCTAGAAGCGGTGCGCCTGCGAGTCTCTCGGCCGCAGGGCATTCGTGACAGGTTGAAGGCCTCCAGCACACGGTGCTGGAGGCCGTCAACCTGTCGGGGGGACGGCGACTCGACTCGCTTCAGCGGTAGGACATGCCGCCTGGAGCAGCCGCGGGTTCGGGCATCACGAAGCAGTTGGGGTCGATGGCGCTGCCGCTCTGGGTCGCCATGATGGCACGAATGCGGCAACCGCCTCGGCACGAAGAGAAGTAGTCGCACTTGTGACAGGTCTCGTTACCGGGGAAGCCGCGGAACTTCTTGAAGGCTTCGGCGGTCTGCCAGATCTCCTTGATGCTCTGCTGCTTCACGTTGCCCGCGGGGAAGTAGTCCATCGTGAAGGAGCACGGGGCCACATTCCCCTGTGAGCTGACGTAGCAGTAGAGATTGGCCCCCACGCAACCGAATCCGCGATAGATGACCTTGCGCTGCGTGCGGTACGGGAAGTGGGCCATCTCGATTCGCACAGACGAGTTCTCGGCGATGCGGGTGATGGCCTTGAACACGGTCTCGGCTTCTGCCTTGCTCAGCATCATGCGCGGGTCTTGCGCCGCGAAGCCCTGGGGCTTCACATAATCGACGCTCCACGTGTCGCACTTCAGCTTCTGCACCATTCTTGCCAGCGTGAGCAGCTCGGTCTGGTTCTGCTTCATGATGGTGGTGTGAATGGTGATGGGCGTCTTCTCGAAGATCTCGCGCAGGGCCTTGATGCCGCGCATCGCGCGTCGATACGCGCCCTTCTTCCCGCGGAAGTAGTCGTACGACTTCTCGGTCGAACCGTCGAAGCTCACACGAATGCTCTTCAAGCCGACTTCTGCGAGCTTCTTGGCGGTCACGCGGCTCACGAACAGGCCGGTCGTGGACAGGTTCACGCTCAGCCCCTTCTGACGCGCGTAGGTGACGATGTTCACGATGTCGGGGCGCATGAACGGCTCACCGCCCGCGATGGTGACCTCACACACGCCGCTGGCCGCCATGTCGTCGAAGAGCCGCTGCAGCTCTTCGAGCGAGAGCTCACCGGGTGCCGCGTCGCGTGACTTCTGCGAGCAGTGGCGGCATCTCAGCTGACACTCCTGGGTGACGGTCAGGTGGACGCGGAGCGGCGCAGAGATGATGTTCATGGCGGGCGTTGTGGGCAGCATCTCGCCGGTGAACCGACCGCTGGCGTCGAGCAGGTCAATGGATTGGCACAGCTGCACGAACGTCTGGAACGACTGCTGCGTGAGGCGGCCATCCATGTTCTTGAAGACCGTGTCTATCGGGTGCTTGAGGCTCTCTTCGAAGATGAACGTGGCGTCCCAGTCGAAGGGGATGTAGTCGCCGCGCTCGCGGTCGTAGATGAGCGATCCGAAGTACTCTTTGCGGCCCACAAAGCGCTTGTGGCTGCTCGCCATGTATGTGTTCGTCTCCCGCTGGAAGGGTCGCGCCGCTCGTCGGGCGCGCACGTACAACCTGGCTCAGGGGTAGGGAAGCACGCTTCCTGAATGAAGAGTTCTCACGCTTTTTCGACAGTTCCGACACATTCCCTCTCACACGGCCCTGGGGGACCTCTGACGTGTGGACCGCTGCGGAGGAACAGTCGAGATGCGCTTGCGACCCCCTGTCGCGCGTGCTATACTCCGCGCATGCACGCGCATCTCGACTGCGGTGTCCACCTCGACTGGGCGGCCGGCGCGCCTCTCGCGCAGGTCGCGCGCGAGCGCATGACCACGTTCCTGGCCTGGGGAGGCGGCAATCCGTCGAGCACCCATCGCCGCGGGAAGCAGGCGCGTCTCGCCGTGCAGGATGCGCGTGAGGCGGTGGCCAGGCTCATCGGCGCAGATCCGTCGTGCGTTGTCTTCACCAGTGGCGCCACCGAGGCTGACAACCTGGCCTTGCGCGGAGGCGCCTGGTCGGCCCGCGAGGGGAGCGGTCGTCGACATGTGCTGGTGAGCGCCATCGAGCATCCTGCGGTGCTCCGGGCGGCTGACCAGCTCTCTCGCGAAGGGTTCGACATCGAGCGTGTCTCGGTCGGGCGCAGCGGCGTGGCCATCGCGGAGCGGTTCGCAGAGCGGCTCCGCGCCGATACCGCGCTGGTCTCCCTGATGGCGGTCAACAACGAGGTGGGCACGGTGCAGCCCATCGCCTCCGTGGCCGCGCTTGCGCACCAGGCGGGCGCCCTCTTCCACTGTGACGCGGTGCAGGCCGTGGGATGGCAGGCTCTCGACGTGCTCTCGCTGGGGGTCGACCTGCTCACCGTCTCATCGCACAAGCTCGGCGGCCCTCCCGGCGTGGGCGCGCTCTACGTTCGTGAAGGCCTTGACCTGGTTCCCCAGGTCGTTGGAGGAGAGCAGGAGAACCGCCGTCGCGCAGGCACGGAGAACGTCCTCGGGATCGTGGGGCTGGGTGCCGTTGCCGACCAGGTAGCGCGCGAGAGAGGTGCTGCATGTCAGCGCTTGCGCGATCTCGAGCGTCAGCTCGTCGAAGGTGTTCTCGCTCGGGTGCCGCGCGCCGCGCGTCTCGGGGACCCGGGTGCGCACGCGCCCCACATCGCGTGCTTCCTTCTCGATGACGTGGATGGTGAGACCCTGCTGTTCTCGCTCGACATGGCGGGCATCGCGGCATCCAGCGGTGCGGCCTGCGCCAGTCGCAGCCTCGAGCCTTCCCCCACGCTCCTGGCCATGGGTCTTGCCCGGGCTGAGGCCTCGAGCGCGCTGCGCCTGTCGTGGGGCTGTTCGACCACGGATGGCGATGTGGCGAGGCTTCTCGAGGCACTGCCCCGCCTCGTGGAGCAGAATCGTGCCGCGTCTCGCCGCGCATCGCGTGTTGCGCCATGACCAGGCGCATCGACGCGCCCGCTGAGTGCGCCGTGCCCGCGTCCGCGTCACAAGGCCGCGTCGCCGTTGCCATGAGCGGAGGGGTCGATTCATCGGTGGTGGCGGGGCTCCTGGCCAGAGAGGGCCACGATTGCGTCGGGCTCACCATGCAGACCTGGCCTGCCAGCACCCACACTGGCACAAAGGTCAGAGGGTGCTGCTCGGTCCGGGAGGTGCTCGACGCCGAGCAGGTGGCGGAACGTCTCGGGCTGCCCCACTACGTGCTGAACATCCGCGATGATTTCGAAGCCACCGTCATCGATGACTTCGTTCGTGAGTACGCGGCGGGCCGAACGCCCAACCCGTGCGTGCGATGCAATCAGCACATCAAGTTCGCCCTGTTCCTCGATCGCGCGCGCGCACTGGGCGCGCAGCGCGTGGCGACAGGTCATTATGCCCGCATCGCGTGGCATGCCGAGAGCGCGCGATGGAGATTGCTGCGTGGGCGTGACCGGAGCAAGGACCAGTCGTACGTGCTTCACACGATGACGCAGGATCAGCTGGCGCACACGCTCTTTCCCCTGGGCGATCTCACCAAGGAAGAGACACGCGCACTCGCGCGCGACATGGGCCTGCGCGTCGCGGGCAAGCCGGACAGTGTGGAGATATGCTTCCTCCCCCAGGGGAACCACGCCGCCTTCGTGGCGCGGCGTGCGCCAGACGCTGTGCGCCCGGGCCCCATCGTCGATCTCGAGGGCCGGGTTCTCGGCGAGCATCTCGGTCTGGCGCACTACACCGTCGGTCAGCGGCGAGGCCTCGGCCTCTCATCGACGCAGCCGCGCTATGTGGTTCGCCTGGATCCCGCTTCGAATGCCGTTGTCGTGGGTGGGGTCGAGGCGCTCGACTGCACGGTGTTCACCGCATCTTCACCGAACTGGATATCGCTTGCGTCGCTCGATGCGCCGATGGAGGTCTCAGCGCAGGTGCGATACGGGGCCATCGACCTTCCGGCTCGGGTGGCGCCGACGGCAGGCGGGCGGGTCGAGGTCCGTCTGCACGCCCCCGCGCGTGCGGTAGCCCCAGGGCAGTCGGTCGTGTTCTACGACGGCGACGTGGTGGTTGGAGGCGCGACCATCGAGCGCGCCTGAGCGGCCTTGATCAGCGGGCGATGACGGCCGCGCCGCTCAGGCCGCTCAGCGGGATCTGATCGCGGACGCTGCTCGAGGCCGTGTCGATGATGGTCACGCCTCCGGGCGTTCCCGTGCAGATCACCCACAGCTCGTCTCTTGCCGCGGTGGTCAAGAGGCGCGACGGGAGCGAGCCCGTGCTGATCTGCTTGATCAACGCCCCCTTCGCGGTGTCGAACACGAAGACGCCGCGACTGGCGGCCATGGCGACATACAGCTTTCCGCCATCGGCAGAGAGCACCGCCGCCACCGGCTGGCTTCCGCCGCCGAGGTCGGTGATGGTCTGCTTCACCTCGTGGGTGTCGGTGTCGATGACCGCAAGGGCGTCGGGCTGCTGGAGGCACACCCAGAGCTGATCGGCGCCTTCGCGCGTCGGGGCGACCGCAAGGCCCCAGGGGGTGCCTGGAACGGTCACCACCGCGCTCGTCTTGCTCGTGTCCGGGTCGACGAACGATACGGTCTGGTCCTTGCCGTTCGAGACGAACAGCAGCGCGCCGTTCGACGAGACGGCCAGATCGTGCGGCTGGTTTCCCACAGAGACGATGCCCTGCATCTGTGGTGGGTCTAGATTGACGTTCACGCGAGAGACGTTGCGTGTGCTCTCGTGAAGCGTGTAGAGGAGCCCGTGTCTCTCATCGACGATCATGCGCGTCGGACTCATGTCGACGCTGATCACGGGGAACTTCTCGGGTGGGAGATCGGTCTCCGTCGCGAAGCGCAGGATGCGGTTGGAGCCTGCGTCAGACACGTAGAGCCATCCCATGTGCGTGGCAAGATCGCCGATGTTGGCGGTGAGCGTCTGGCTGTCGGCGATCTTTCGATCGGCCACCCGCGTGGCGATGAGCTGATGGTTGCCTTGTGCGAGATAGGCGACAGCACCGCTCTTCTTGTAGGTGATGCCGGGGTGCGTCACCCAGTAGGCCGCGATGAGCACGACCATCAGCGCGACCCCCTCGCCCACCACGTACTTCAGGGGCTGAGAGGCAAAGCGCAGCGCCCACGCCTTCACCGTCTCGCCCATGGGGGGCGCTTCCCTGGCGACGGGCATGATGACCGTGGCGGCGCTTCTCTTCGATTCGGTGGTCTTGGGGGCTTCGGGAAGGGGATGCAGGGCCTGATCGAGCGCCACACGGATCTCGTCGAAGCTGCTGTGGGTCTTGTCAGCCGTGCCCTGCAGCAGCTGGTTGAGCAGCGCAGCGGTTGCCGGGCTGAGGGCTGTCGCTGCCGGCAGGACGTCGTGGCTGGGGTGCTGCTTCGTCAGCAGAACGCACAACGTATCGGCGAAGCGGCGGAACTCGCGACGCACGTCAGCCGGATCGTCGGCGAAGACGTTGCCGGGATCTTCGGCGCGAAAGAACCGGTCGAGTCCGAAGTTCACGAGCTTGATTCTCTCGTCGGGCGTGAGAATCACGTGCGACGGGTCGAGCGCGTCGAAGATGAAGGGGCGCGGACGGTTGTGCAGGTACGCGAGGGCGTCGCAGATCTGCAGGCCCCAGGGCAGGACCTGGGACTCGCCCAGCGGGTTCACGCTCATGTCGCTCAAGACCTGGAGAGAGACCCCGTCGACGTGTTCCATCACCACATACTCGCGACGCGCCTCGTTGAAGGTCTCGAGTATGCGGGGAAGGTTGGTGTGCTCGAACTGCATCGCCGACTCGACGGCTTCGAGGAAGCGCCCCCGGCGGTTCGCCAGCGTGGTCTCATCGAGTTCAGGAGAGGGAATGAGCTCCTTCACGACCCACGTGCGGTCGGTCACCTTGAGGTCGCGGGCGAGGTAGACCCCTCCAGCGTTGCTGAACGAGATCACCTTCTTGATCTGGTAACGGTTGTTCAGGAGTGTGCCAGGGGCCAGCTCGAAGCTCATCTCGCCTGGAGACTTCGAATGGATACCCCAAAGTCCTCCGCGTCCACAGGAACGCGGTCGCGGGCGCACGAAGCCCGCAACGCCGAGCGCGCGCCGAATCGGGCAGCGTGCCCAGCGGTCCATTCAAGCGAAGAGGAACCGTCAGCATGTCCCACAGACCGGGGTCTGCCTTCCCGCTCAGTGCCAGAGGCGCCTCAGATGAGGCGCACGATTTCGATTTCCTCGCCTCTGACGTGCAGCGGCACGTGCTCCCGAACGGGCTCACCATTCTCGTGAAGGAGGTCTATCCCGCCTCGGTGGTAGGTCTCTCGATATGGTCTCGCGTGGGCTCTCTCGACGAGGTCGACGCCAATGCTGGCATCTCCCACTTCCTCGAGCACATGTTGTTCAAGGGCACGCCGAGGCGCCCCGTCGGACGCATCGCGCAAGAGGTCCATTCCATCGGCGGCTACCTCAACGGCTTCACATCGTACGACTGCACCTGCTACTGGATCGTGTCGCCGTCTCGCTGCTTCTCCACAGCGCTCGACATCGAGGTTGACGCCATCTTGAACCCGCTGCTCGATCCGGACGAGATCGCCCGAGAGGCGCAGGTCATCGTGGAAGAGCTCAAGATGTACGAGGACAAGCCCGACTCCTATCTCTATCAGAAGCTCATGGCCACGGCGTTCCAGACCCATCGGTATGGGCGCCCGGTCATCGGGTTCGAGAGCGTCGTGCAGGCCATGACCGCCGAGCAGCTCGAGGCCCACTACCGTCGCTTCTATCGTCCCAACAATCTCTGCGTGGCCGTCGTGGGCGACATCGAGGCGGCCCGGGTCATTGCCGAGATCGAGGCGCAGCTCGGACATCTCCAGCCTGGCGAGGTGATGCGTGACGGACTCGCGCCCGAACCTGTGCAGGTGACGGCACGCGGCTGCCATCTCGAGGGTGATATCACCACCGCCCATCTGCAGATGGGGTTTCACACGCCGAGCGTGTTCCACGATGATGCGCACGCGTGCGACATCCTCTCCTCCATCCTGGGAGAGGGACGCTCGTCTCGTCTCTACCGTCGTCTTCGCGAGCGTGACGGCATGGTCACGGGCGTGAGCGCGAGTCTCTTTGCGGGGAGCCACCCTGGGCTCTTTGTCATCGACGCGACGCTGCCCCCGGATCGCGTCGATGACGCATTCGAGGCAGTGCAGCAGGAAATCGATCGACTGTCTCAAGAGGGCGTGCAAGAGCACGAGCTGGTGAAGGCGCGCAATGCGGTCGAGGCCGGGCATGTCTTCTCCCAGGAGACGGTAGAAGGGCAGGGGCGTCAGCTCGGCTATCACGAGATGCTGGGCGACTATCGCCTCGCCGAGCAGTACGTCGAGCGCCTGTATCGCGTCACGGCTGATGATGTGGTGCGTGCCGCCCGCACCTATCTCACGCCGCAGCGCTGCAACCTCGTCACCTATCGGCCGAGGGGCGCTGTCTCTCCGCGGAGCCTGGCATGAGCCGGACACGCCGCGAAGCCCCTCCCGTAGAGATTTCCCGCACGACGGGTGGAACGACCATCATCGTCAAGGAGAACCATTCGGTCCCCATCGTATCTGTGGCGCTCTATCTGCGGGGGGGCGCGATGGCCGAGGTCGAGGGGCGTCAGGGAATCACCACGCTCATGCAGCGCATGCTCATGAAGGGAACGGCCACGCGCAGCAACGAGGACATCGCAGACGCCCTCGAGTTCGTGGGGGCGACCATGGCGCCGTTCACGGGCAAGGACGTCTTCGGCGCCACGCTGAACGTGCTCTCGAAGCATCTGCCGGCCGCGCTCGAGGTGTTCGCCGACTGCTTGACGCGACCCGCGCTTCCGGAAGCGCACCTCGAGCAGGAGCGAAGCGTTCTCATCAGTGACATCGAGAAGCGGCGCGACGACAGCCTGTCGCTCTGCCTCGAGCTGTGTGAGCGCGAGCTCTTCCAGGGCCACTCGTACCGTTTCCCCGTCTCGGGGGACATCGATTCGCTGCGCGGTCTCACGGCAGAAGATCTGCGCGCGTGGCATCACCGGTTCTATCGCGCTGACATGATGTCGATTGCGATTGTGGGCGATGTGGAGGCCGCTCGCGCGCGTGACCTCGTGGCCGCGGCCCTCGGGGGGCTTCCCAAGGGAGAGGGGCTCGTCTCCCCTGTTGAGGGTCTCGGGTCGATTCACGCGCCGCGCGAGGTTCTCGAGACCCGGGAGAAGCGCCAGTCGGCCGTGGCTCTCGGGTTTCGTGGCCCCGCCTGCGGCCATGCCGACTTTGCCGCGTTCGATGTTCTCGACCACGTTCTCAGCGGGATGGGGTCTCGCCTCTTCCTCGAGCTGCGCGACAAGCAAGGCCTTGGCTACGTGGTCAACAGCACCTTCGATGCCCGTGCGCAGGCGGGGGCCTTCAAGCTGTACCTCGGAACCAGCGAGGATCGACGTGCCCGGGCGCGAGCCGCGCTCGAGGAACAGGTTGTCCGGCTGCGTGAGGAGGCTGTGGGAGACGAGGAGATGGAGCGCACGCGGCGCTACATGCTGGGTCTCCATGAGATCGCCCTGCAGCGCAACAGCGCTCAGGCCTCGCGTCTTGCGTTCTACGAGATCATGGGCCTGGGATGGCGCTTCGTCGATGACTATGCGGCGCGCGTCGAGGCGGTGCAGTCGGCTGACGTGCTGCGGGTAGCGCAGACCTATCTCGACCCCGCGCGGCGCGTGGTGGCCGAGGTGGCGTCTCGCGGGTGAGCGGCAAGCGCGTCGCGCGCTCAGGCCGACCTAGACGGCGCGCTGCTGGGCCTCGAGGTCGATGAGGGAGATGAAGTCTTCGATCATGCCTCGGGCTTCTGGGTCGTTCAGGATGACGCGCTTCAGCCGGGCCTCCATCTGAGGGTACCCGGGGTCGTCCTTGATCCGGCCCCCGAACTTCTTCTCGAATGCAGACGAGACAAGCTTCTGAGTGGCGTCATCGAGAAAGGTCTCGGAGTTGCGGTCCATGTTTGCGATCTCGTCGCGTGCGGCCTCGAGGAAGGCCTCGAACTGGGGCTTGGAGAGCCGTGCCGCCTCCGCGCTGAACTCGGAGACGTCGCTCATCGGGCTTCCGCCGTCAACCGACTCCATGCGGGCTTCCTTGATCTTCTTGTTGACCTGGAGCCGCACCTCATCAGTGGCGGGAAGGCCTTGAAGCCCAGACGCTTTCAGCGGATCGATGGGATCCATTCGGCGGACAGTACCTCCTTGCTGCTGTGAGTTATATCACGCGCCGGCCGGCAAAGTAAAGCCCGGAGAGCGGGAAGGGTCGCCGAGCCCTATGCATCGCCTTCGAGGCGTGTTATACTCCGGAAGCCAGCAGCGCGAAAAAGTTTACATTGTTCACAGACCGGACGGCAATGTTAACATGCGTGCAACAAATCGGCAAGAAGTTCGTAACACCGGTCTTTTATGATGGCGGCAAGATCCAGTGGCACGATTGCCACATTCCTCACACTCGGAGGGACTCGATGGACGCGTTCGGCTCATATTTCGGAACCGGCATGCTCGAGAAGGCGCTCGACGCGGCGGCACTCCGCCAGCAAGTCATCGCCAACAACATCGCCAATCTCAACACCGATGGATATCGTCCGCAGGCGGTTGCGTTCGAAGAGCGCCTGCAAGAGGCGTGCCAGCAGGCATCCGACGACGATCCGAACAGCGGCGGCTTCCCCAGCGCCGTCCAGCTGGCCAGTGTAGAGCCTGAGGTCGAGACCAAGACCGGCCGTGTCGACATCAGCCGCGAGTCTGTGAACCTCGGCAAGAACCAGATTCTCTACAATGCCCTCACCCAGAAGATCTCGGGGTACCTGGGCGCACTCAAGTACGTCGTCGACAACAGCGGTCGTTAGTCTCAGGCAGGGCGAGCTGTGACTGGCGACGGTGCCAGGGCTCGTGACAGAGGGATGGAGGAAGCGTGGCAATGAACTTCTTCAGCAGCATGGATACCGCCTCAAGCGCCATGAGCGCCGAGCGGTTCCGGATGGATGTCATCTCCCAGAACATCGCGAATGCGAACACCCAGAACACGGTGGCAGGCACCCCGTACCGCCGCCAGGTGGCCAGCATCACAAGCGCCACCGACACGGGTGGCAAGCCGTTCGCGCTGCCGGTGGGGCTCGACGACGATGATGACGGCCCCAAGTTCCGCGGCCAGGGCGTTCAGGTGTCGGCGGTTCAGCAAGATCAGTCAGACTTCCGCTACGTGTACGACCCGACCAACCCGAATGCCCAGAAAGAGGGCAAGTGGAAGGGCTACGTGGCCATGCCCAACGTGAACATCATCAACGAGATGACCGACCTCATCGCTGCCAGTCGCGCCTACGAGGCGTCGGCGACCGCGGTGGAGTCTGCGAAGGGCATCGCGATGAAAGGTCTCGAGATCAGCGCGGGCCGTTAGGCTGAGCAGTAGGATTCATCCCCCCCATCGAAGCGAGGAGGTACCCAGATGTCGGTTTCACCCTTTGCCCCCATCACCCCAGGCGTATCGTCGAAGGCTGATCTGAGCGCGGTCAACGGCGCCAAGGCCTTCAAGCTCGATGAAGGCGAGAAGAAGGAGTCGTTCCCGAACCTCTTCATGAGCTTCCTCCAGAATGCCAACGACTCCCAGAACAAAGCGGGAGAGTACACGAAGGCGCTGGTGACGGGCAAGCTCACCAACACCCACGAGATGACCATCGCTGGCGCCAAGTCGGAAGTGATGCTGCATCTGGTGACGCAGATCACCTCCAAGCTCTCTTCCGCAGCGACGACGCTGTTCCAGATGCAGATCTGACGGAGACGGGCGGTCTGCGAGAGGCGCGTGATAGAGAGACGAGCGCTTCTCGAGCCTGAGCGGACATGTTTGTTGGCGGCGGCTGCTCCCTCGAGGGGAGGGCGCCGAGGGACTGTGTGGATTCAAAGACT
This window of the Pseudomonadota bacterium genome carries:
- a CDS encoding insulinase family protein, which codes for MSRTRREAPPVEISRTTGGTTIIVKENHSVPIVSVALYLRGGAMAEVEGRQGITTLMQRMLMKGTATRSNEDIADALEFVGATMAPFTGKDVFGATLNVLSKHLPAALEVFADCLTRPALPEAHLEQERSVLISDIEKRRDDSLSLCLELCERELFQGHSYRFPVSGDIDSLRGLTAEDLRAWHHRFYRADMMSIAIVGDVEAARARDLVAAALGGLPKGEGLVSPVEGLGSIHAPREVLETREKRQSAVALGFRGPACGHADFAAFDVLDHVLSGMGSRLFLELRDKQGLGYVVNSTFDARAQAGAFKLYLGTSEDRRARARAALEEQVVRLREEAVGDEEMERTRRYMLGLHEIALQRNSAQASRLAFYEIMGLGWRFVDDYAARVEAVQSADVLRVAQTYLDPARRVVAEVASRG
- the flgB gene encoding flagellar basal body rod protein FlgB, encoding MLTCVQQIGKKFVTPVFYDGGKIQWHDCHIPHTRRDSMDAFGSYFGTGMLEKALDAAALRQQVIANNIANLNTDGYRPQAVAFEERLQEACQQASDDDPNSGGFPSAVQLASVEPEVETKTGRVDISRESVNLGKNQILYNALTQKISGYLGALKYVVDNSGR
- the flgC gene encoding flagellar basal body rod protein FlgC, producing the protein MNFFSSMDTASSAMSAERFRMDVISQNIANANTQNTVAGTPYRRQVASITSATDTGGKPFALPVGLDDDDDGPKFRGQGVQVSAVQQDQSDFRYVYDPTNPNAQKEGKWKGYVAMPNVNIINEMTDLIAASRAYEASATAVESAKGIAMKGLEISAGR